From Domibacillus sp. DTU_2020_1001157_1_SI_ALB_TIR_016, a single genomic window includes:
- a CDS encoding EAL domain-containing protein, with amino-acid sequence MPESCIECRVPIRFYEPGRLFISNEKDWSFVDFQTMKEAEKKLQTVQEKQEGTLIGGIGRPDDEAPLRTAPIREVAEWFSHQEVIRVIEKGQFVSFLQPIVDAGTGSIYGYESLLRTNKEAAIPPGRLFAAAQKLGMHSYLDKQARESAIIARKKYIRNGQKSFINFLPSTIYNPEFCLQHTFRIIEKYNVNPGDLVFEVVETEKIEDIEHLRKVLNVYKQEGIKVALDDVGAGFSTIEMLEKLRPDYIKIDRSYVSFCDQDGDKQLFIERALKTASNLGIKTLAEGIERKEEYEYCLAAGIPLVQGYYFGKPSAEPAAG; translated from the coding sequence ATGCCGGAAAGCTGTATTGAATGCCGGGTTCCCATTCGATTTTATGAACCGGGCCGCCTGTTTATTTCAAATGAGAAAGATTGGTCATTTGTCGATTTTCAAACGATGAAAGAAGCGGAGAAAAAGCTTCAAACTGTTCAGGAGAAGCAGGAAGGGACGTTAATAGGCGGGATCGGGCGCCCGGATGACGAGGCGCCGCTTCGCACCGCACCCATTAGAGAAGTGGCAGAATGGTTTTCTCACCAGGAAGTGATCCGTGTCATTGAAAAAGGGCAATTTGTCAGCTTTCTCCAGCCGATTGTTGACGCAGGCACCGGCAGCATATACGGATATGAATCGCTTCTGCGGACAAACAAAGAAGCTGCAATCCCGCCGGGCCGTCTGTTTGCTGCCGCTCAAAAGCTGGGCATGCACTCCTACTTGGATAAGCAGGCAAGAGAAAGTGCCATCATTGCCCGTAAAAAATACATCCGAAATGGACAGAAAAGCTTTATTAACTTTTTGCCTTCCACCATTTACAATCCGGAATTCTGCCTGCAGCATACGTTTCGGATTATCGAAAAATACAATGTAAATCCTGGCGATCTTGTGTTTGAAGTGGTTGAAACGGAGAAGATAGAAGATATTGAGCACCTAAGAAAAGTGCTGAATGTTTATAAGCAAGAAGGCATTAAAGTAGCGCTTGACGACGTCGGGGCCGGTTTTTCTACGATTGAAATGCTTGAGAAGCTAAGGCCGGACTACATTAAAATTGACCGTTCGTATGTCTCATTTTGTGATCAGGACGGGGATAAACAATTATTTATTGAAAGAGCGCTGAAAACGGCGTCAAATCTGGGAATTAAAACACTCGCAGAAGGCATTGAGCGCAAAGAAGAATATGAGTATTGTCTTGCGGCAGGCATCCCGCTTGTGCAAGGATATTACTTTGGAAAGCCCTCTGCAGAACCTGCAGCGGGTTAA
- a CDS encoding thiol-disulfide oxidoreductase DCC family protein — MTAIVLFDGDCNFCDASVQFIIQRDSKGYFNYASLQSDVGQKLLKEHNIPENLDSFVLVEDGQAYIKSTAALRVARRLDGAWKLLYALVAVPAPLRNLVYDYVAANRYKWFGKKSDHCMLPSPEVRQRFL; from the coding sequence ATGACAGCAATCGTTTTATTCGACGGGGATTGTAATTTTTGCGATGCTAGCGTTCAATTTATTATACAGCGTGATTCGAAAGGCTATTTTAATTACGCATCGCTTCAAAGCGATGTCGGCCAAAAGCTGCTAAAAGAGCACAATATACCGGAAAACCTTGATAGTTTTGTGCTTGTAGAAGATGGACAGGCTTATATTAAATCAACTGCTGCTTTAAGGGTAGCACGCCGCCTGGATGGAGCATGGAAATTGCTTTATGCGCTGGTAGCCGTTCCAGCACCGCTTCGTAATCTCGTATATGATTATGTGGCGGCAAACCGGTACAAATGGTTTGGCAAAAAAAGCGACCACTGTATGCTTCCATCACCGGAAGTACGCCAGCGCTTTTTATAA
- a CDS encoding Lrp/AsnC family transcriptional regulator — protein MLSKYSIPDLNIDEIDKRILSILHENSRISYTDIAKQVDLSRVAVQARINNLMEQGVIEKFTTVINPAKIGMHVSAFFNVEVEPQFLEKVADHLQNEPAVTSLYHMTGPSKLHMHGIFTDNQEMERFLAEKLYPLQGVVSVDCQILIKRYKSRMGMKL, from the coding sequence ATGTTATCAAAATACAGCATTCCCGACTTGAATATTGACGAAATAGACAAACGTATTTTGTCTATTCTGCATGAAAACAGCCGCATTTCCTACACGGATATCGCAAAGCAAGTGGACCTCTCCCGTGTTGCTGTTCAAGCCAGAATTAATAACTTAATGGAGCAGGGTGTCATTGAAAAATTCACAACCGTCATTAATCCGGCAAAGATCGGTATGCACGTATCTGCTTTTTTCAATGTAGAAGTAGAGCCTCAATTTTTAGAAAAAGTGGCTGACCACCTTCAAAATGAACCGGCTGTGACAAGCTTGTATCATATGACCGGTCCCAGCAAGCTTCATATGCACGGGATTTTTACAGACAATCAGGAGATGGAGCGCTTTTTAGCAGAAAAGCTGTATCCGCTTCAGGGCGTCGTAAGTGTTGACTGCCAGATTTTAATTAAACGGTACAAAAGCCGAATGGGCATGAAACTGTAA
- a CDS encoding MFS transporter, with translation MKKTHPAVVIFLFFLGWVFMYADRNILSPVMGSIGEEWSLDKSQLGLMSTVFFAAYAAMQIPTGFLADRFGRVKVLVIGYLIFGVATYLSGMATTFLIFLMMRALTGLGEGTYYGSQYGISSTITPKKYRGLVSALINSGMAFGISLGFMASSYFTYTLNKGWQYPFYVFAVPTIIVAILIAVFVRDDTHKKKEASAEKAEKLDMKKLFTKNHILVYVLIFCSLYGFFGMLTWLPYYLQTVRGVEASQTGIIASLVPWASIPGAILFGFLSDKIKNRKPLIISLALAGAICQFAIPYTENYSLLLVGLALYGLLGKLALDPVLISYMADITPPSMYSRVYGFFNFSGMLSSIFAPYITGFFADVTGKLEFGFYLSGALLIFGAIMFLFTDHKGSQEQEGQEFTESEKVV, from the coding sequence ATGAAAAAAACACATCCTGCAGTTGTTATTTTTCTTTTTTTCCTTGGCTGGGTCTTTATGTATGCAGATCGGAATATTCTTTCACCTGTTATGGGAAGTATCGGTGAAGAGTGGAGCCTTGATAAATCGCAGCTTGGTTTAATGTCAACTGTGTTTTTCGCTGCTTATGCTGCGATGCAGATTCCAACCGGCTTTTTGGCAGACAGGTTTGGTCGTGTAAAAGTGCTGGTCATCGGCTATTTAATATTCGGCGTGGCAACTTATTTAAGCGGGATGGCGACAACCTTTCTTATATTTTTAATGATGCGCGCGCTGACGGGGCTTGGAGAAGGAACGTATTACGGCTCCCAGTACGGCATTTCTTCTACGATTACACCTAAAAAATACCGGGGCCTTGTATCGGCCCTGATCAACAGCGGGATGGCCTTCGGTATTTCACTTGGTTTTATGGCGTCCAGTTATTTTACGTACACTTTAAATAAAGGATGGCAGTATCCGTTTTACGTGTTTGCGGTACCGACTATTATCGTTGCTATTTTAATTGCGGTTTTTGTACGGGATGACACACATAAGAAAAAAGAAGCATCAGCGGAAAAAGCAGAAAAGCTGGATATGAAAAAACTGTTTACGAAAAATCATATTCTTGTCTATGTGCTTATTTTCTGCTCGCTTTATGGATTTTTCGGCATGCTCACATGGCTGCCTTACTATTTGCAGACGGTCAGAGGTGTAGAAGCTTCCCAGACAGGTATCATTGCTTCATTGGTGCCATGGGCGTCCATTCCAGGCGCTATCTTATTTGGCTTTTTGTCCGATAAAATTAAAAACAGAAAGCCGTTGATTATTTCACTGGCACTGGCCGGAGCTATCTGTCAATTCGCCATTCCATATACGGAAAACTACTCGCTTTTGCTTGTAGGTCTTGCCCTATACGGACTGCTTGGAAAACTGGCACTCGATCCGGTGCTGATCTCGTATATGGCTGATATTACACCGCCTTCTATGTATTCAAGAGTGTACGGTTTTTTTAACTTCAGCGGCATGCTGTCTTCAATTTTTGCTCCCTACATTACCGGCTTTTTTGCAGATGTGACCGGGAAATTGGAGTTTGGTTTTTATTTATCAGGGGCACTGCTTATTTTCGGAGCGATTATGTTCCTGTTTACCGATCATAAAGGCAGCCAGGAACAAGAAGGTCAAGAATTTACAGAAAGTGAGAAAGTGGTGTAA
- a CDS encoding chromate transporter, whose translation MKQLDIFIAFFRSSMLGYGGGPTTIPLVQKEVVERFKWMDNEEFGDILAIGNTLPGPINTKMAGYIGYRVGGVLGTINAILATILPTILLMIFLLTTLTAFKDLAWVQGMTRGVLPVVGIMLAVLTKDFLQSSMKGLKWGTVAVHVVIGLLLIEFLHIHPAILIATLLLFAFFKPVKDKTADKKKGRPA comes from the coding sequence ATGAAGCAGCTCGATATTTTTATCGCTTTTTTCCGCAGCAGCATGCTCGGCTACGGCGGCGGCCCGACGACCATCCCACTTGTTCAAAAAGAAGTGGTCGAGCGGTTTAAATGGATGGATAATGAAGAATTCGGAGATATTTTAGCGATTGGCAACACACTTCCAGGCCCCATTAATACAAAAATGGCCGGCTATATCGGATACCGGGTCGGCGGGGTACTGGGCACGATCAATGCGATTTTAGCAACCATTCTGCCGACCATTTTATTAATGATTTTTCTCCTGACGACCTTAACGGCTTTTAAAGACCTGGCCTGGGTGCAAGGAATGACACGGGGTGTTTTGCCCGTCGTCGGCATCATGCTGGCCGTGTTAACAAAAGACTTTCTTCAAAGCTCGATGAAAGGATTGAAGTGGGGAACGGTCGCTGTTCATGTTGTGATTGGACTTTTATTGATTGAGTTTCTTCATATTCATCCTGCTATTTTAATTGCCACTTTGTTGCTGTTTGCTTTCTTTAAGCCGGTTAAAGATAAAACAGCTGACAAAAAGAAAGGACGGCCCGCATGA
- a CDS encoding chromate transporter — MIYLHIFWVFFMTNLLGYGGGPATIPLIQKEVVDRYGWMTVQEFNEAFAMGNALPGPIATKMGGYIGFQEGGWLGAVLAVLATVLPSLLLMISLMGILYKNRTSPRVKRMTAYVKPTIAVLLGVMAFQAFFDSYVQISPLHIFILAAGSYWLMEKRKIHPGLVVLSSLIYGAVFLS, encoded by the coding sequence ATGATTTATTTGCATATTTTCTGGGTATTTTTCATGACGAATCTGCTTGGCTACGGCGGTGGCCCAGCTACAATTCCGCTTATTCAAAAAGAAGTCGTGGACCGCTATGGGTGGATGACCGTACAGGAATTTAACGAAGCTTTCGCGATGGGCAATGCACTGCCCGGCCCCATCGCCACGAAGATGGGCGGTTATATCGGATTTCAGGAAGGAGGCTGGCTGGGTGCCGTGCTGGCGGTGCTGGCCACTGTACTGCCTTCTCTTCTATTAATGATCTCTTTAATGGGCATTTTGTATAAAAACCGGACCTCCCCGCGTGTAAAACGAATGACCGCTTATGTAAAGCCGACTATTGCTGTTTTACTTGGCGTGATGGCATTTCAAGCTTTTTTCGACTCATACGTTCAAATCAGCCCTTTGCATATTTTCATTCTGGCGGCAGGCAGCTACTGGCTGATGGAAAAAAGAAAAATCCACCCCGGCCTGGTCGTCCTGTCTTCACTTATTTACGGAGCTGTTTTTCTTTCTTAA
- a CDS encoding copper amine oxidase has product MNKRKMNKKFLIAPLAFSLVVPTAAFADSGEQHHEMNHQNKAAAASQSTATPAAELRITLDTALTEHAFLAVEAMRKGADGAKDFDQTAAALMANSDDIAAAVSSVYGDEAGKQFLDIWNSHINYLVDYVKATGAGDAAAKQAALDKLEEYKKEQAAFFATATEDRLPESALVEGLSMHLNQLVGAFDAYTAGDFETAYTHEREAIHHMSMFAETLSVVIAGQFPDKFKNSNPDTPAIDLRSQLNSVFTEHAGLAAMAMQDGADGAKSFEQAAAALTANADDLSAAVASVYGEEAGAQFSKIWNSHIGYFVDYVKATGTKDAKAQEAAKADLDEYIKEQAAFLDTATQGRVPAADLEEGLTMHVDQLLRAFDSYVAGDYETAYSSIREAYAHMSMPAAGLSAAIVDQFPDKFSGEAMPKEMPQTGLGGSQSNMPYMWLLAGLLLASITTVAALRFRKQS; this is encoded by the coding sequence TTGAACAAAAGAAAAATGAACAAAAAATTCCTTATCGCCCCGCTTGCATTTTCACTCGTTGTTCCAACTGCCGCATTTGCAGACAGCGGTGAACAGCATCATGAAATGAATCATCAAAACAAAGCAGCAGCCGCTTCACAAAGTACAGCAACACCAGCAGCAGAGCTTCGCATCACGTTGGATACCGCTTTAACAGAACACGCTTTTCTAGCGGTTGAAGCGATGCGCAAAGGCGCAGATGGTGCAAAAGATTTTGACCAAACGGCCGCGGCGCTTATGGCCAACTCCGATGATATTGCCGCTGCTGTTTCATCCGTTTATGGAGACGAAGCCGGAAAACAGTTTTTAGACATCTGGAATTCTCACATCAACTATCTTGTTGACTATGTGAAAGCGACAGGCGCTGGGGATGCAGCAGCGAAACAGGCAGCACTTGATAAATTGGAAGAGTATAAAAAAGAACAAGCTGCTTTTTTCGCAACAGCAACAGAAGACCGCCTTCCTGAATCAGCGCTTGTGGAAGGGCTGTCCATGCACCTTAACCAGCTCGTCGGCGCATTTGATGCATACACAGCAGGCGATTTTGAAACGGCATACACACATGAACGCGAAGCCATCCATCATATGAGCATGTTTGCTGAAACATTATCAGTTGTCATTGCTGGTCAATTCCCGGACAAGTTTAAAAACTCGAATCCTGACACACCAGCCATTGACCTTCGCTCGCAATTAAACTCTGTATTTACCGAGCATGCCGGCCTGGCTGCTATGGCGATGCAGGACGGAGCCGATGGAGCGAAAAGCTTTGAGCAGGCTGCTGCAGCCCTGACTGCTAACGCAGATGACTTGTCTGCCGCTGTAGCATCTGTTTACGGTGAAGAAGCAGGAGCTCAGTTTTCAAAAATCTGGAATTCCCATATCGGCTATTTTGTGGATTACGTGAAAGCGACAGGTACAAAAGATGCCAAAGCCCAGGAAGCAGCAAAAGCAGACCTTGATGAGTACATTAAAGAGCAGGCCGCTTTCCTTGATACAGCCACACAAGGACGCGTACCGGCAGCAGACCTTGAAGAAGGCTTGACGATGCACGTGGATCAGCTGCTCCGGGCTTTTGACTCCTACGTTGCGGGTGACTATGAAACAGCATACAGCTCCATCCGTGAAGCATACGCCCACATGAGCATGCCGGCCGCAGGATTATCCGCGGCTATTGTGGACCAGTTCCCGGATAAGTTCTCCGGCGAAGCAATGCCGAAAGAAATGCCGCAAACCGGCCTTGGCGGCTCTCAATCTAATATGCCATATATGTGGCTGTTAGCCGGCTTGCTGCTCGCATCTATTACTACTGTGGCAGCACTTCGCTTCCGCAAACAGTCTTAA
- a CDS encoding HAD family hydrolase: MYKAIVLDLDGTTLTEFNTVNDTLTDYVAELRQSGMLVFIATGRTLKEARDVLPPRFKVDGIVTANGMSAFLGEKQISQHALPPELVQKLALKAGEWGIYYEIHPNEGPRTALEKDQAFMTEIATEPKPEAVHENEWLSRQEAVQSKIRWTSELHAENAAKIYFFSRDKAVMDGWKAELEQVKTDIAFTTASSTHHNVEVTVEGVSKATGVKKLLDRFYLNREEILAVGDGENDLPLFELAGYCVAMKNATDFVKQQADEVTEFSYKEDGLYRFLKKKLI; the protein is encoded by the coding sequence ATGTATAAAGCAATTGTTTTAGATTTGGACGGAACAACATTAACAGAATTTAACACGGTGAACGATACACTGACGGATTATGTGGCAGAACTTCGGCAAAGCGGCATGCTCGTGTTTATTGCTACGGGCAGGACATTAAAAGAAGCAAGGGATGTGCTGCCGCCTCGTTTTAAAGTAGACGGCATCGTGACAGCCAACGGTATGTCCGCTTTTTTAGGCGAGAAACAAATTTCACAGCACGCATTGCCGCCGGAACTGGTGCAGAAACTGGCCTTGAAGGCAGGAGAATGGGGCATTTATTATGAAATTCATCCGAACGAGGGACCGCGGACGGCACTTGAGAAAGACCAGGCGTTTATGACAGAGATTGCAACAGAGCCGAAGCCTGAAGCCGTTCACGAGAATGAATGGCTGTCCCGCCAGGAAGCGGTTCAGTCTAAAATCCGGTGGACGAGTGAGCTGCATGCCGAGAATGCAGCGAAGATTTACTTTTTCAGCCGGGACAAAGCGGTAATGGATGGATGGAAGGCAGAGTTGGAACAGGTAAAAACAGATATCGCTTTTACGACTGCTTCGTCTACACACCATAATGTGGAGGTAACAGTAGAAGGAGTTTCAAAAGCAACGGGTGTGAAAAAGCTGCTTGATCGCTTTTATTTGAACAGGGAAGAGATATTGGCAGTAGGCGACGGAGAAAATGACCTGCCGCTTTTCGAGCTGGCCGGTTATTGTGTGGCCATGAAAAACGCCACGGATTTTGTGAAGCAGCAGGCAGATGAAGTAACAGAGTTTTCGTATAAAGAAGATGGATTGTACCGCTTTTTAAAGAAAAAGCTCATCTAA
- a CDS encoding LacI family DNA-binding transcriptional regulator, with protein sequence MATILDVAKRAGLSKTTVSRVINNQDYVSEENRALVLQAMKELDYHPNPAARRLRGQLTMTIGVVVPAVTDPFFASLTAAVEQTAYEKGYKTMICQSSGDKEKERLFLNLLKTKQADGMIIAALENDWKDVQPFVKHGPIVLCDEDILESSVPVIKFDQLNGTYAGIKHLIQQGHQKIGYCTGALFAEKGRDKDRNQGYQKAMAEAGLSINPAWIFVDRHTTEDGKQLLTHVMNMEDRPTAVFTGSDDIAAGMITQANEQGVRVPEDLAIMGFGNQPIAQWITPTLTTIQQPADGMGQKATQVILELLHNNQAEMEQYELPSDIIVRKST encoded by the coding sequence ATGGCAACCATTTTAGATGTAGCGAAGAGAGCCGGTTTATCGAAAACAACCGTATCCCGTGTAATCAACAATCAGGATTATGTATCTGAAGAAAACCGTGCCCTTGTTCTGCAGGCGATGAAAGAGCTCGATTATCATCCAAACCCGGCTGCCAGAAGATTAAGAGGGCAGCTGACGATGACAATTGGAGTTGTGGTTCCAGCTGTTACCGACCCCTTTTTCGCTTCTTTAACCGCAGCTGTTGAGCAAACGGCGTATGAAAAGGGCTATAAAACGATGATATGCCAGAGCAGCGGAGACAAAGAAAAAGAACGTCTTTTCTTAAATCTGCTGAAAACAAAGCAGGCAGACGGTATGATCATAGCCGCTTTAGAAAACGATTGGAAGGATGTTCAGCCGTTTGTGAAGCACGGCCCAATTGTGCTGTGCGACGAAGATATTCTCGAATCGTCTGTTCCGGTTATTAAGTTTGATCAATTAAATGGAACGTATGCAGGCATTAAACATTTGATTCAACAAGGGCATCAAAAGATTGGTTATTGCACCGGCGCTCTTTTTGCTGAAAAAGGAAGAGACAAGGACCGCAACCAGGGCTACCAAAAAGCAATGGCAGAAGCAGGACTTTCTATTAATCCTGCGTGGATCTTCGTCGATCGGCATACAACCGAAGATGGAAAGCAGCTGCTTACTCATGTGATGAATATGGAAGATCGGCCTACTGCTGTTTTTACGGGAAGCGATGACATTGCTGCCGGCATGATCACACAAGCAAACGAGCAGGGGGTCCGCGTTCCAGAAGATCTGGCGATTATGGGTTTTGGCAACCAGCCGATAGCTCAGTGGATCACTCCGACATTAACAACAATCCAACAGCCTGCTGATGGCATGGGTCAAAAAGCGACCCAGGTCATATTAGAGCTGCTTCACAACAACCAGGCAGAGATGGAGCAATATGAGCTGCCGAGTGACATTATTGTTCGGAAATCTACTTAA
- a CDS encoding alpha/beta hydrolase family protein, which translates to MALLHCQFYSDVLQLSTSMTVILPQQTHSQIGMQSKKNSSKHQTLYLLHGLSDDDTIWTRRTSIERYAAPLGLAVVMPQVHHSFYTDMAYGSRYWTFLTEELPTITQSFFPLSDAREDNFVAGLSMGGYGALKWALSQPERFSAAASLSGAVDIVSRVEEGSRDHLFELVFGDGQVAGTKHDLFTLLETAQHAAEKPALYQCCGTEDFLYEDNLRFKEACDKTSFDVTVQFDSGSHEWGYWDRKIQDVLRWLPLKN; encoded by the coding sequence ATGGCGCTTCTTCACTGTCAATTCTACTCCGACGTTTTACAATTAAGTACATCCATGACGGTTATTCTTCCCCAGCAAACCCATTCACAGATCGGCATGCAAAGCAAAAAAAACAGCAGTAAACATCAGACACTTTATTTGCTTCATGGACTGAGTGATGATGATACGATCTGGACACGCCGGACCTCTATCGAACGGTATGCAGCGCCGCTTGGACTTGCGGTTGTGATGCCGCAGGTGCACCACAGCTTTTATACCGACATGGCGTATGGAAGCCGGTACTGGACGTTTTTAACAGAGGAACTGCCGACCATAACACAATCTTTTTTTCCATTATCCGATGCCAGGGAGGATAATTTTGTGGCAGGGCTCTCAATGGGAGGCTACGGAGCGTTGAAATGGGCACTGTCACAGCCGGAGCGGTTTAGCGCAGCAGCCAGTTTGTCCGGAGCGGTCGATATTGTAAGCCGGGTGGAAGAGGGAAGCCGTGACCATTTGTTTGAGCTTGTTTTTGGAGACGGGCAGGTAGCCGGCACAAAGCATGATCTGTTCACACTGCTGGAAACAGCACAGCACGCCGCCGAGAAGCCGGCCCTGTATCAATGCTGCGGCACAGAAGACTTCTTGTATGAAGACAATCTCCGTTTTAAAGAAGCATGTGACAAAACATCTTTTGATGTAACGGTACAATTTGATTCGGGATCGCATGAGTGGGGCTATTGGGACCGGAAAATTCAAGATGTGCTCCGCTGGCTTCCACTGAAAAACTAA
- a CDS encoding DUF2243 domain-containing protein — translation MAVHSEEVRSSSHFSRRNLWSGFLFGIGFVAFFDEAVFHQLLHWHHFYDKSTTSAGLVSDGFFHAFSWFATVGGLFLFADLRRRNRLLLKKWIGGVLLGAGIFQLYDGTVQHKLMRLHQIRYVENVWMYDLVWNTTAVLMMVIGAALAIRTKKGERNAQ, via the coding sequence ATGGCTGTCCACTCTGAAGAAGTCCGCAGCTCTTCCCATTTTTCGAGGCGTAATCTCTGGTCGGGCTTTTTATTCGGTATTGGCTTTGTTGCTTTTTTTGATGAAGCTGTTTTTCACCAGCTGCTTCACTGGCATCACTTTTATGACAAATCCACAACAAGCGCCGGGCTCGTTTCTGACGGTTTTTTTCATGCGTTCAGCTGGTTCGCTACTGTAGGCGGGCTGTTTCTGTTTGCGGATCTGCGCCGTCGTAATAGGCTTCTCTTAAAAAAGTGGATCGGTGGCGTGCTGCTGGGTGCCGGTATATTCCAGCTTTACGACGGTACCGTTCAGCACAAGCTTATGCGCCTTCACCAAATTCGTTACGTGGAGAATGTATGGATGTATGACCTTGTTTGGAACACGACCGCGGTTTTGATGATGGTAATTGGAGCGGCTCTTGCTATCCGCACGAAAAAAGGTGAACGGAATGCACAATGA
- a CDS encoding cytochrome c oxidase assembly protein — MHNEHHMQAALSASLWLALPFAAALLLYVWAAFHSSRRYSSWPLFRTVLWTGGILCSLAAVIGPLAEKAHMNFIAHMAGHLLLGMLAPLFMVLAAPITLILRTLPVEQARRLSRLLQSRLLRFAIDPITAFVLNIGGLWLLYTTSLYTHMQENVLIHIFVHFHVFLAGYVFTASILCIDPAPHRRSFHFRAAVLLLALAGHGILSKFLYAHPPAGVSSAQAEMGSMLMYYGGDAFDLILVILFCAQWFHAARPRKAAGSETVQL, encoded by the coding sequence ATGCACAATGAGCATCATATGCAGGCAGCTCTGTCTGCCTCCCTTTGGCTCGCTTTACCTTTTGCGGCCGCACTCCTGTTATACGTCTGGGCCGCTTTTCATTCGAGCCGCCGCTATTCGTCCTGGCCGCTTTTCCGCACTGTTTTATGGACAGGCGGCATACTTTGTTCCCTGGCAGCGGTTATTGGTCCTTTGGCGGAAAAAGCCCATATGAATTTTATCGCTCATATGGCCGGCCATCTGCTTCTTGGCATGCTGGCTCCTCTTTTTATGGTGCTGGCCGCGCCCATCACGCTGATTTTGCGGACATTGCCTGTAGAGCAGGCGCGGCGCTTGTCCCGGCTGCTTCAAAGCCGGCTGCTTCGTTTTGCCATAGATCCTATAACGGCGTTTGTGTTAAACATCGGCGGACTTTGGCTGCTTTATACAACCAGCTTGTATACACACATGCAGGAAAATGTGCTGATTCATATATTTGTTCATTTCCATGTGTTTTTGGCTGGTTACGTATTTACTGCTTCTATTCTTTGCATTGACCCGGCGCCCCATCGCAGGTCTTTTCACTTCCGAGCTGCTGTCCTCCTGCTCGCACTGGCCGGGCACGGCATTTTATCCAAATTTCTTTATGCGCATCCGCCGGCTGGTGTTTCTTCCGCTCAAGCAGAAATGGGCAGCATGCTGATGTATTACGGCGGAGATGCATTTGACCTTATCCTGGTCATTCTGTTTTGTGCGCAATGGTTTCACGCTGCCCGGCCGAGAAAAGCCGCCGGCTCAGAAACCGTTCAGCTTTAA